In Daucus carota subsp. sativus chromosome 4, DH1 v3.0, whole genome shotgun sequence, one DNA window encodes the following:
- the LOC108218535 gene encoding uncharacterized protein LOC108218535 isoform X2 yields MHHQTDVVSSVGDGVSFEFLNTQTQDSTPFRSSDVQSIIRCICPRPITRLVINKGLLHSNPLIKHGTLRLVFEALKLLDSFVSALSSNSCGGSQMRPEWASLKKDIEEEVWISLPDPQVLLSLLSSLNSHYKSPTPKRTSRPGNVSEDNSSQNKKRKTHDADDETDMIVGGISSLGGVSSSVDPEDLEINSTDELDNEGEDMKIIAKIWGVHYCNSLSMTLDDEDTYFYSKLLDALKIYYRTGTTMLEGSSNFFKYLPNNALALPSILQRSLLSLLIEYIGWSNECELPVKVHPLMKHLSALLNLLLYSPAKDIKEQAYILAKAAMSSSGAFDHNLGEIGTWFLFLPGYSTNNFFIDDQHINMCQDLFSTVVTFLCEAVSTMGNSLCKNWDRLRSYIYHLTGRKDLSPNFSPLVLCILENCLKLLRAESKKSLPEKTMISLYVSNTLMYLLQSQVDSGLLSSVVKRVLSESSEGLDISLDMCEWRPLKKLSVFLENITCQKTHKRSPSLAKVAIRPENSVVNTIDNIKVVAARGHAGELAGVTSAFYFSMLCTPPSELLQNFPSVIALSANFLGVPLPLLMSTFFSEQSLLCDISKLWPEMFFDGLQRATSATHSEEENKCTIDNLDSVECSSVAFGSLLKQAPFHVLFPALFGEESSHLLDNIKLQDLLLAKLSEGTTDIYISYVSLVFFWFYQMQSSYRHKPPHDLKKISELCSTVLRNLVSRIVSVRTGSCSETSCSPSPQYVQEVAEIVFSHPAVLASLEHPIIINQVSTEEISGISVMDCFGLAKQGVHTIDYHVWNFVASTSDQLFTFCNHQNSLSELDSSYERITKAFNSMVRKLFLILKDKFDHWLKTEDVAPLVPTLYALQKLVPFISPFTLLELVRYIFSGVDLNDSAVWSSYTKPALCIGLSIAGHAFDLLSANLRDSYLKPKQFTLWGEEKATDICLFEEIYFHVVEIALRCDLDVTDLCLLKAVNAAKKSILLRNECLSLCFVVPRIIASTPNKFITRCIHNTSMSKAKILFVLAEVSPLHMSVFGHLFSDMMTEYMLLKGKNMQACSHTLSDDSILMLLPTFLLYLDPTLRNSGNRYPKTLMNITGFYWELLTRGFSMWKDYVWRDIFLVEYGDIGFSSLVEFLSFFHDSLLGKAILMVHYYLASKGNSVELEKRLELYNSVLRTSGAHVLLDCKVSEIDGYSINQSVDVICKTIAKIKYCRMLVFPEDNKIDSVSLQGNYGDESMGVVPSEVGYEESQIQFVDSLVCAWQSLVKKFPSKMEDFGEVKSTNNSSLFRLLEVFIMNNILQLTSQMGKNIFKLGSVKKLVKSSLVYRFQDPAVFRMLQGVVTSTVDKRNTCDLIIKLLLAHSQFAPTIAAASKTCNDSQFGIVLKPISSILRCYRNQDSVSKKSLQASNPYMNLLEVLKLLKILLHFKKECKSLGEDVGINAKELLVMLLSAYGATLSEVDLEIYNLIQVIECTIDGGSSYIAEMDYLWGCAALKVHKVCGTEHDASSEDIDSVEAANERRRNEFRENLPIDPKLCTNTVLYFPYDRTIFGLPEQVNNLHIEEHSRYIDKPPIYDPVYILQFSIHNLSIGNIDPLEFASFGLLAVAFVSLSSPWEEMRKLGYEVLVRFKDALERSPKRKDVSRLGLLLTYLQNGIEKSWQRIPSVIAMFVAEASFILLDPSNEHYQPISKLLVGSSRVNLECIPMFNNYFWSSSVNYKSERMWILRLLYSGLNIEDDAQLYIRNSIPDTLLSFYSSPLSDDESRELVIEIVVKSTKLHKMSHYLVKKCGLLSWLSSIVSNYCGRQHFNERKLSSTQLTVILQVVNDVLSCKHTIEWLQKCALEQLTELSSNLFKLLEGSIDLVKKHISLGSLILRILTSAFRISQNRDVGQPHFTMCFEGIFHIYEAAHAFSDGRYNPTAEEGLEVVLMNTPPVDFMCMNQEKLIKFVQWAISTAIQSDSTRMLQARESYHHEIMSLREKESLKSKLLRWFTASVIRGLLSKRFKCLNSTLIHKQSSLVTLHTLSDQIQRGQGEKPADVGSEEIYAVAIFHLHQLLGKKCIVIPSVVSALCLIFCESGFSVGQAGHLESLAHRIHCPNEAKPDWRWSFDRQWKDNSSELSEAEKLDENQACQSLLVIISGILGQKSSLSRYLSYEDLENCELFKWERTMLEQ; encoded by the exons ATGCATCATCAAACTG ATGTGGTATCCTCAGTTGGTGATGGTGtttcttttgaatttcttaATACTCAGACTCAAGATTCTACCCCTTTCCGTAGCTCAGATGTGCAAAGTATCATTAGATGTATATGTCCTCGCCCCATCACTAGATTGGTTATTAACAAAGGCTTGCTCCACTCGAATCCACTTATTAAACATGGAACTCTACGCCTTGTTTTCGAGGCCCTGAAGTTATTGGATTCTTTTGTAAGTGCTCTAAGTAGTAATTCTTGTGGTGGAAGTCAAATGAGGCCTGAGTGGGCGTCTTTGAAGAAAGATATTGAGGAAGAAGTCTGGATTTCGCTCCCTGATCCCCAAGTATTACTGTCATTGCTTTCTTCTCTGAATAGCCACTACAAGAGCCCAACTCCAAAGAGAACATCACGTCCTGGGAATGTGTCTGAAGATAATAGTAGTCAAAATAAGAAGAGGAAAACACATGATGCAGATGATGAAACCGATATGATTGTTGGTGGAATCAGTTCTTTGGGTGGTGTATCCTCATCTGTGGACCCTGAAGATCTGGAGATAAATAGTACAGATGAGTTAGATAATGAAGGCGAGGATATGAAGATCATTGCCAAAATTTGGGGTGTCCACTACTGCAACAGCCTTAGTATGACACTTGATGATGAAGATACATACTTCTACAGTAAATTGCTTGACGCActcaaaatttattat AGAACTGGTACTACTATGCTGGAGGGATcatccaatttttttaaatatcttcCCAACAATGCCTTGGCATTACCATCTATTCTGCAGCGATCTTTATTGTCACTACTTATAGAATATATCGGGTGGTCTAATGAATGTGAGCTTCCAGTCAAAGTCCATCCTTTAATGAAGCATCTTAGTGCGCttttaaacttgcttctgtaTTCCCCTGCTAAAGACATCAAGGAACAGGCATATATTTTGGCAAAGGCAGCAATGTCTAGTTCTGGTGCATTTGATCACAATCTGGGAGAGATTGGAACATGGTTCTTATTTCTGCCAGGCTATAGtactaacaatttttttattgatgatcAGCATATAAATATGTGCCAGGACCTGTTTTCAACGGTTGTAACCTTCTTGTGCGAAGCTGTGTCAACAATGGGAAATAGTTTGTGTAAGAACTGGGATCGTCTAAGGAGCTATATCTACCATTTGACAGGCAGGAAAG ATTTATCTCCTAATTTCAGTCCACTTGTTCTTTGTATCCTGGAAAATTGTCTCAAATTACTCAGAGCTGAATCAAAGAAGTCCTTACCAGAAAAAACAATGATATCATTATATGTAAGCAACACACTGATGTACCTCTTGCAAAGTCAG GTTGATTCTGGGCTGTTGTCTTCTGTGGTCAAAAGAGTTTTGTCTGAGAGTTCTGAAGGTCTTGACATATCTCTGGACATGTGCGAGTGGAGACCATTGAAAAAATTGTCTGTCTTCCTTGAAAACATCACATGTCAGAAAACACATAAAAGGAGTCCGTCACTTGCTAAGGTTGCAATTCGTCCAGAAAATTCTGTGGTCAACACAATTGACAACATTAAAGTTGTCGCAGCAAGGGGCCATGCTGGTGAATTGGCTGGAGTAACCTCagcattttatttttcaatgcTATGCACACCACCTTCTGAGCTATTGCAAAATTTTCCATCAGTTATAGCTCTTTCAGCAAACTTTCTTGGAGTTCCTCTACCGCTCTTAATGTCTACTTTTTTCTCTGAACAAAGTCTTTTATGTGACATTTCCAAGTTGTGGCCTGAAATGTTCTTTGATGGTCTTCAAAGGGCCACAAGTGCTACCCATTCCGAAGAGGAAAACAAATGTACTATTGATAATCTCGATTCAGTAGAATGTTCTTCTGTTGCATTTGGTTCTCTCTTGAAGCAGGCACCATTTCATGTGCTATTTCCAGCTCTTTTTGGTGAAGAGTCTTCACACTTGTTGGATAATATAAAGCTACAAGACTTGCTTTTAGCTAAACTCTCTGAAGGGACGACTGATATATACATTTCCTACGTCTCCCTTGTATTTTTCTGGTTTTATCAAATGCAGTCATCCTATAGACATAAACCACCACACGATCTTAAGAAGATTTCTGAATTGTGCTCTACTGTTCTGAGGAATTTGGTTTCACGCATTGTTTCTGTACGAACTGGTTCTTGTTCAGAAACTTCTTGTAGTCCTTCGCCTCAGTATGTGCAGGAAGTGGCTGAAATTGTTTTCAGTCATCCTGCAGTATTAGCATCTTTGGAACACCCAATTATTATCAATCAGGTTTCGACAGAGGAAATTAGTGGGATAAGTGTAATGGATTGCTTCGGTCTAGCCAAACAGGGAGTCCACACCATAGACTATCATGTCTGGAATTTTGTAGCTTCTACTAGTGACCAATTGTTTACCTTTTGTAACCACCAGAATTCCCTATCTGAGTTAGATTCCTCATATGAAAGAATTACAAAGGCCTTCAATTCCATGGTCAGGAAGCTATTCTTGATACTAAAAGACAAGTTTGATCACTGGTTGAAAACTGAAGATGTAGCGCCTCTTGTACCAACTCTGTATGCGTTACAGAAATTGGTTCCCTTCATATCCCCTTTCACACTGCTTGAGTTGGTACGTTATATATTTTCTGGAGTTGACCTCAATGATTCTGCAGTTTGGAGTTCTTATACAAAGCCTGCTCTCTGTATTGGGTTATCTATAGCTGGTCATGCTTTTGATTTGCTTTCAGCTAATTTACGAGATTCATATTTGAAACCAAAACAGTTTACCCTTTGGGGAGAAGAAAAAGCGACTGATATTTGCCTATTTGAAGAAATATATTTCCATGTGGTCGAAATCGCCTTGCGGTGTGACTTAGATGTTACAGATTTATGTTTGCTTAAAGCTGTTAATGCTGCAAAGAAAAGTATATTGCTGCGGAACGAATGTCTTTCACTGTGTTTTGTTGTCCCGAGAATAATTGCAAGTACTCCTAACAAATTTATTACTAGGTGCATCCACAACACTAGCATGAGTAAAGCAAAAATTTTGTTTGTACTTGCGGAAGTAAGCCCATTGCATATGTCAGTTTTCGGACACTTATTTTCTGACATGATGACTGAATATATGCTTCTGAAGGGAAAGAATATGCAAGCATGTAGCCATACTCTTTCAGACGACAGTATTCTGATGCTTCTCCCTACTTTTCTATTATACTTGGATCCAACTTTGAGAAACTCTGGTAACCGATATCCTAAAACTCTCATGAATATAACAGGCTTTTACTGGGAACTCCTGACACGTGGTTTTTCTATGTGGAAAGACTATGTTTGGAGGGACATATTTCTAGTTGAATATGGTGATATTGGGTTTTCATCTCTGGTGGAATTTCTTAGTTTTTTTCATGACAGTCTTCTTGGAAAAGCAATACTTATGGTGCATTACTATTTAGCCTCAAAAGGAAATTCAGTAGAACTCGAAAAGCGATTGGAGCTATATAATTCTGTACTTCGTACATCTGGAGCACATGTTCTACTGGACTGTAAAGTCAGTGAAATTGATGGTTACAGTATAAATCAGTCTGTAGACGTTATATGTAAAACCATTGCCAAAATCAAATATTGCAGGATGCTTGTGTTTCCGGAGGACAACAAGATCGATTCAGTGTCCTTGCAAGGAAATTATGGTGATGAGAGTATGGGGGTGGTTCCCTCAGAAGTTGGATATGAAGAATCACAAATCCAGTTTGTAGACAGTTTAGTTTGTGCTTGGCAATCTCTTGTCAAGAAGTTCCCTTCAAAGATGGAGGATTTTGGTGAAGTTAAAAGCACAAACAACAGCTCCTTGTTCAGGCTCTTGGAagtttttattatgaataacatTTTGCAACTAACGTCTCAGATgggcaaaaatatttttaaattgggTTCTGTCAAGAAACTTGTGAAGTCTTCACTTGTCTATAGGTTTCAAGACCCTGCAGTGTTCAGAATGCTCCAAGGTGTTGTTACTTCAACTGTTGATAAAAGAAATACCTGTGATTTGATTATCAAGCTGTTGCTTGCTCACTCTCAATTCGCACCTACGATTGCTGCTGCCTCGAAAACATGTAATGATTCTCAGTTTGGTATTGTTCTTAAACCTATCTCCAGCATATTGAGATGCTATCGCAACCAAGATTCAGTTAGCAAAAAGTCTTTGCAGGCATCTAACCCGTACATGAATCTGTTGGAAGTCCTCAAGTTGCTAAAGATACTATTACATTTCAAAAAGGAATGCAAAAGTTTAGGGGAAGATGTTGGAATAAACGCTAAAGAATTGCTTGTCATGCTTCTGTCTGCTTACGGTGCTACTCTAAGTGAAGTTGACCTGGAAATTTACAATCTGATACAGGTAATTGAGTGTACAATTGATGGGGGTTCTAGTTATATTGCCGAAATGGATTACCTATGGGGATGTGCTGCACTAAAAGTTCATAAAGTATGCGGCACGGAACATGATGCATCTTCAGAGGATATTGACAGTGTTGAAGCTGCTAATGAACGTCGAAGAAATGAATTCAGAGAAAACCTTCCTATTGATCCAAAATTGTGCACAAACACAGTTCTTTATTTTCCTTATGATAGAACCATATTCGGTTTGCCAGAACAGGTTAATAACCTGCATATTGAG GAACATTCTCGATATATTGACAAACCACCCATTTATGACCCTGTTTACATCTTGCAATTCTCTATTCACAACCTGTCGATTGGGAACATTGATCCTCTGGAGTTTGCTAGTTTTGGCTTGCTTGCGGTTGCATTTGTTAGCTTATCTTCACCTTGGGAAGAGATGAGAAAATTGGGCTACGAGGTTCTAGTAAGGTTTAAGGATGCATTGGAG AGAAGTCCAAAGAGGAAGGATGTATCACGACTAGGTCTTTTGCTTACATATTTGCAAAATGGTATCGAAAAGTCGTGGCAGCGGATTCCTTCCGTAATTGCCATGTTTGTTGCAGAGGCTTCGTTCATATTATTGGATCCTTCAAATGAGCACTATCAGCCCATAAGCAAGCTTCTGGTGGGCTCGTCTCGGGTAAATTTGGAG TGTATTCCCATGTTTAACAACTACTTCTGGAGTAGCTCTGTTAATTATAAATCAGAGAGGATGTGGATACTGCGCCTCCTGTATTCTGGGTTAAATATAGAGGATGATGCTCAGTTATATATTAGAAACTCAATTCCTGATACTCTTCTAAGTTTTTACTCTTCTCCTCTCTCAGATGATGAATCAAGGGAGCTTGTTATTGAG ATTGTGGTGAAGTCTACCAAACTACATAAGATGTCTCACTACTTAGTTAAAAAATGTGGACTACTATCTTGGTTATCATCTATCGTGTCGAATTATTGCGGAAGGCAACATTTCAATGAGAGAAAATTATCATCGACTCAGTTAACTGTAATTCTGCAG GTTGTTAATGATGTGCTCTCATGCAAGCACACAATTGAGTGGTTGCAGAAATGCGCCCTTGAGCAGTTGACGGAACTTTCATCTAATCTATTCAAACTGTTGGAGGGCAGTATTGATTTGGTCAAGAAACATATTTCTTTGGGAAGTCTAATCCTAAGAATACTCACATCAGCATTTAGGATCTCGCAGAATAGGGATGTAGGTCAACCCCATTTTACCATGTGTTTTGAGGGTATATTCCATATATATGAAGCCGCTCATGCATTTAGTGATGGAAGGTACAATCCTACTGCAGAGGAAGGACTTGAAGTTGTACTAATGAACACACCTCCAGTAGATTTTATGTGCATG AATCAGGAAAAGCTTATAAAATTTGTTCAGTGGGCTATTTCTACTGCAATACAGTCAGATTCAACGAGAATGCTGCAGGCTAGGGAGTCTTATCACCATGAAATAATGTCTTTGCGGGAGAAGGAATCTTTGAAATCGAAGCTTTTACGCTGGTTTACTGCTTCCGTAATTCGGGGACTGCTGTC